A single Plasmodium sp. gorilla clade G2 genome assembly, chromosome: 7 DNA region contains:
- a CDS encoding AAA family ATPase, putative has product MNFPNLSKKINSTVSSNKPYSSSDEKGSEHITGNFDPTALERGAKALKELDQSSNSSKAFEVIKLQELTKQKEYEKQMEELSLQRAQHMSNRMRMENEEKRKTINYQQEQERITAEYKTKLEAESYQKKLLDQQKQNEEWLRNQHEQYLRQENIRKRNELELMNIKMKQIREEKKLERENMKARIYEENKGLIERERKNLDIHLTTLRTKADEERKTKLESINKYFEQFNNSLFLFLNDKQKLYRFALTVTLTSVGIYTTKHTTRLIRTYAETKLGKPKLIRETSLWHINKFFDIFNFKKNFAIIKNYMYPFKNNPYNNFKFFDKIVLNEELQEKLQWSINSLKNSKKYNLYLKNILLHGPPGTGKTLFAKTLSYHSNFDYIIINGGDVSALGIHASVELNKIFDFLKRRRNKKCIIFIDEAEAFLRKGRNESSLHFSESLRNALATFLYHTGTESKKFSIILATNCKDILDQAVLDRIDEQYNFDNPNIKEIQKMITMYFNKYVYPLKKYHITIDSSIDQDYLYNLSNKLTGLSGRQISKLCLNIQSCVFGSDTKVVTKELIDLITAWHLSNSIEEKNNNNITKKNEQSNYTSSDDNPNFKLKNNPNVNKTKKNENDHNIDNIQNENNQDKNDQHSKNIKLNNNSNQHSIKKKVLINEQI; this is encoded by the coding sequence atGAATTTTCCTAATTTGagtaagaaaataaattctACAGTCAGTAGTAATAAACCCTATTCGTCGTCAGATGAAAAGGGAAGTGAACATATAACTGGAAATTTTGATCCTACAGCTTTAGAAAGAGGTGCTAAAGCATTAAAAGAATTAGATCAGTCATCTAATTCTAGTAAAGCTTTTGAAGTTATAAAATTACAAGAATtaacaaaacaaaaagaatatgAGAAACAAATGGAAGAATTATCTTTACAACGTGCTCAACATATGAGCAATCGTATGAGAAtggaaaatgaagaaaaaaggaaaacaaTTAATTATCAGCAAGAACAAGAACGTATTACAGCtgaatataaaacaaaattagAAGCTGAATCTTATCAGAAAAAACTTCTTGATCAACAAAAACAAAACGAAGAATGGTTACGGAATCAACATGAACAATATTTAAGACAAGAAAATATTCGAAAAAGAAATGAATTGGaattaatgaatataaaaatgaaacaaattagagaagagaaaaaattagaaaGAGAAAATATGAAAGCTAGGatttatgaagaaaataaaggtTTAATAGaaagagaaagaaaaaatctAGATATACATTTAACAACATTAAGAACTAAAGCTGATGAAGAAAGAAAAACTAAATTAGAaagtattaataaatattttgaacaatttaataattctttattcttatttttaaatgataaacAAAAACTATATAGATTTGCATTAACTGTTACATTAACATCTGTAGGTATATATACAACCAAACATACAACCAGACTTATTAGAACATATGCAGAAACAAAATTAGGAAAGCCAAAATTAATAAGAGAGACATCTCTATggcatattaataaattctttgatatttttaattttaaaaaaaattttgcaattatcaaaaattatatgtatccttttaaaaataacccatataataattttaaattttttgataaaataGTATTAAATGAAGAACTTCAAGAAAAATTACAATGGTCAATAAATAGTTTAAagaattcaaaaaaatataatctatatttaaaaaatattcttttacaTGGACCACCAGGTACTGGGAAAACCTTATTTGCAAAAACACTTTCTTATCATAGTAATTTcgattatataattattaatggTGGAGATGTCAGTGCATTAGGTATTCATGCATCTGtcgaattaaataaaatatttgatttcctcaaaagaagaagaaataaaaaatgtattatttttatagatgAAGCAGAAGCTTTTTTAAGAAAAGGAAGAAATGAATCATCTCTACATTTCTCTGAGAGCTTAAGAAATGCATTAGCAACATTTCTTTATCATACAGGCACTGAATCTAAAAAATTTTCTATAATTCTAGCTACCAATTGTAAAGATATTCTAGATCAAGCTGTTCTAGATCGTATAGATGAAcaatataattttgataacccaaatattaaagaaatacaaaaaatgatTACTatgtattttaataaatatgtatatcctttaaaaaaatatcatattaCTATAGATTCATCTATTGATCAAGACTATCTATATAATCTTTCTAATAAATTAACTGGATTATCAGGAAGACAAATCTCTAAACTTTGTCTTAATATTCAAAGTTGTGTTTTTGGAAGTGATACAAAAGTTGTTACAAAGGAATTAATTGATTTAATAACTGCATGGCATTTAAGTAATTcaattgaagaaaaaaataataataatatcacaaaaaaaaatgaacaatcAAATTATACTTCTTCTGATGATAATCCAAATTTTAAACTTAAAAATAATCCAAAtgttaataaaacaaaaaaaaatgaaaacgatcataatattgataatatacaGAATGAAAATAACCAAGACAAAAATGATCAacattcaaaaaatattaaattgaataataattcaaatcaACATTCTATAAAGAAAAAGGTATTaataaatgaacaaatttga
- a CDS encoding rhoptry-associated membrane antigen, whose translation MNVLLLSLLVVQNIVTYLDQIKNGITGHYIEDHNIKNDNCISFSDYEKSIENFSFSSHAENNYDNIINEYKKIKDINNHINILSSVHRKGRILYDSFLEINNLGSDKNEKEDEYEDNDESFLETEEYEDNEDEKYNKDEDEYAESFLETEEYEDNEDEKYNKDEDEYAESFIETEEYDDNEEEQYNKDEDEYADSFIETEHYENNDDKNEEDEDEESFLENDKYDHQDNEEGEEEEYNDQDNDYGYNFLETDQYDDSDEYNYEDNDEYGESFLEKEDSEEMKDEDMKVEEMKDEEMKVEEMKVEEMKDEEMKDEEMKDEEMKVEEMKDEEMKVEEMKDEEMKYDKLKNEEEKMEDISYDEFMGYKKKEKKESNNKASESFLEKDLQENSDNELHNTFESKKNVDNENIFYGYNDNDDESFLETNSYEEYEDEDKDVEDDYEESFLQNDEKKMVFYDLYKPEENESYYEKKKQQEEKEEKEHDMEDQEDNDEDKNDLLDVEQDEEETSEAKEKVKGKSFDNEHLNEIQNVNNVHAFIQKDMKYLDDLLDEEQTIKEAVKKSGYRVNTKLGNNKKSHMILEEEPEENFEEEADEELNKLMEQEKNIVDKEIKNSKVHKTNKKLQMNNNNNNNNNYKQKNMYMKNEYNNKMTKNNKKEKYDESYMDEDYEQNEEFNENNLNEDMKETNELEDINDELLTDQGVNEDTLLENNNNKFFDPKFVPHKKREKSISPHTHQNVSTKMQNKEDMENNEAAMTAEELIELENTEEINTPTMVETEEINSDENGDKSSSSISFISSIVFLMVTFLYIMN comes from the exons atgaatgttCTACTTCTGTCTTTGCTTGTTGTTCAAAATATAGTAACCTATTTagatcaaataaaaaatggtaTAACCGGTCATTATATAGAag aTCATAATATTAAGAATGATAATTGTATTAGCTTTTCTGATTATGAGAAATCAATAGAaaacttttctttttcttctcatgcagaaaataattatgataatataataaatgaatataaaaaaataaaagatattaacaaccacataaatatattatcatcagtACACAGAAAAGGAAGAATATTATACGACAGCTTTTTAGAAATAAACAACTTAGGAAGTGACAAGAATGAGAAAGAAGATGAATATGAAGATAATGATGAAAGTTTTTTAGAAACTGAAGAATATGAAGATAATgaagatgaaaaatataataaagatgaaGATGAATATGCAGAAAGTTTTTTAGAAACTGAAGAATATGAAGATAATgaagatgaaaaatataataaagatgaaGATGAATATGCAGAAAGTTTTATTGAGACTGAagaatatgatgataatgaagaagaacaatataataaagatgaaGACGAATATGCAGATAGTTTTATTGAAACAGAACACTATGAAAATAacgatgataaaaatgaagaagatgaagacGAAGAAAGTTTTctagaaaatgataaatatgatcaccaagataatgaagaaggagaagaagaagaatataATGATCAAGATAATGATTATGGATATAACTTTTTAGAAACTGATCAATACGATGATAGCgatgaatataattatgaagatAACGACGAATATGGTGAAAGTTTCCTTGAAAAAGAAGATAGTGAAGAGATGAAAGATGAAGATATGAAAGTTGAAGAGATGAAAGATGAAGAGATGAAAGTTGAAGAGATGAAAGTTGAAGAGATGAAAGATGAAGAGATGAAAGATGAAGAGATGAAAGATGAAGAGATGAAAGTTGAAGAGATGAAAGATGAAGAGATGAAAGTTGAAGAGATGAAAGATGAAGAGATGAAATAtgacaaattaaaaaatgaggaAGAAAAGATGGAAGATATCTCTTATGATGAATTCATGGGATAtaaaaagaaggaaaaaaaagaatcaaataataaagcATCCGAAAGCTTCCTTGAAAAAGATTTACAAGAAAACTCTGACAACGAATTACATAATACCTTtgaatcaaaaaaaaatgtagataatgaaaatattttctatggttataatgataatgatgatgaaagcTTTTTAGAAACTAATTCATATGAAGAATATGAAGATGAAGATAAAGATGTTGAAGATGATTATGAAGAAAGCTTCTTACAAAATGACGAGAAAAAAATGGTCTTCTATGATTTATACAAGCCAGAAGAAAATGAATCTTattatgaaaagaaaaaacaacaagaagaaaaagaagaaaaagaacatGATATGGAAGACCAAGAAGATAatgatgaagataaaaatgatcTTTTAGATGTAGAacaagatgaagaagaaacaAGTGAAGCAAAAGAAAAAGTAAAAGGAAAATCATTTGATAATGAACATTTGAATGAAATACAAAACGTTAACAATGTGCATGCATTTATACAAAAAGATATGAAATATTTGGATGATCTCTTAGATGAAGAACAAACTATTAAAGAAGCTGTCAAGAAAAGTGGTTATAGAGTAAATACAAAATtaggaaataataaaaaatcacATATGATACTAGAAGAAGAACCAGAAGAAAATTTTGAAGAAGAAGCTgatgaagaattaaataaactaatggaacaagaaaaaaatattgtagataaagaaattaaaaatagtaAAGTACATAAAACCaacaaaaaattacaaatgaataacaataataataataataataattataaacaaaAGAATATGTACatgaaaaatgaatataataataagatgacaaaaaataataaaaaagaaaaatatgatgaatcATATATGGATGAAGATTATGAACAAAATGAAGAATTCAATGAAAATAATCTAAACGAAGATATGAAAGAAACAAATGAATTAGAAGATATTAATGATGAACTATTAACTGACCAAGGAGTAAATGAAGATACattattagaaaataataataataaattttttgatCCAAAATTTGTACCACacaaaaaaagagaaaaaagtATATCCCCACACACACACCAAAATGTATCTACTAAAATGCAAAACAAGGAAGACATGGAAa ATAATGAAGCCGCTATGACTGCTGAAGAATTAATCGAATTAGAAAACACAGAag agaTAAATACACCAACAATGGTAGAAacagaagaaataaattctG atgaAAATGGAGACAAATCTAGCAGTTCAATATCTTTCATTAGTTCTATAGTATTCCTTATGGTtacctttttatatattatgaattaa
- a CDS encoding DNA mismatch repair protein MSH2, putative, producing MSSAEETDDKSRVISFNLDVRNNIRYVGICIYDIYSNEFSLCEYIENEHFTVLESILLQTRPSSFLYLSNNEKVDEKRIHLILNLCDIKCKELPKIFYESGCIENDLMKLLKGSDIKHCVHFLTDLQLACKSLCSIIKDLDLLNDNSSINKCILKNYHINKYLKLDKAAMIALNIYDDIHMDNRSNKNISKTNSSSGNTLTLYKFLNKCKTKIGQRKLLNWIIHPIRDEQKINERLDMVQIFKEDNVTRSIIQSDYLRKVCDLQIIIKKFKTTSGYLNDNNINNNDNNINNNDNNMCDYNNNSMIMKKKNNNIIFKGKHSCTLEDLIKLYDTIVVSKKIYYLLNDYKGTNENTLNKKILKPLCDCLIKLEPYLKLIELTIDFEEIEKQNNYLISRTFDENLDLLATQKDNIYNLIKEHKFEVEEDIQYLKGKQIKKKPTSTSKLIGGQINNTNNINNTNNTNYNNIKEDIKLVECNANIFLFRAVKKDINYIQERKNVYIQVRMNKNEILFHTNKLKNLCRQYEHILNQYNIIQESLAHKAIQVACSYWEPIITLSKILSEIDIFCSFGFISSSSISTYVRPEIQENGNILHMKNSRHPLVESNLLLINNFIPNDVYMDKELTRLNIITGPNMGGKSTYIRQIALICVMAHIGCFVPCTFAKIPILTQIMCRVGSSDIQLKGISTFFSEMIEISAIIKNADQNTLIIIDELGRGTSTYEGFGISWSVAYYILNTIKCFCLFATHFHEMSNLEDEYKGVTNNHVGAKIDTHTKKISFLYEIKKGYADKSYGVYVAQIAQLPKTVIDKAFQKSKELESVENRHYFKKKLLNHTNQHNNTNHISNHNKYISYLKDIFSVTNEQEFLTSFKTYKEQIKNILNDI from the coding sequence ATGTCATCTGCTGAGGAAACTGATGATAAAAGCCGAGTTATAAGTTTCAATTTAGACgtaagaaataatattagaTATGTAGGTATATGCATATATGACATATATAGTAACGAATTTTCTTTATGcgaatatatagaaaatgaaCATTTTACTGTTCTAGAATCTATATTACTACAAACGAGACCTAGtagttttttatatttatctaataATGAGAAAGTAGATGAGAAAAGGATTCATTTGATATTAAATTTATGCGATATAAAATGTAAGGAGTTaccaaaaatattttatgaatcTGGTTGTATAGAAAATGATCttatgaaattattaaaaggaAGTGATATAAAACATTGTGTTCATTTCTTAACAGATCTACAACTAGCTTGTAAATCTTTATGTAGtataataaaagatttagatttattaaatgaCAACAGTTCCATAAACAaatgtattttaaaaaattatcatattaataaatatcttAAGTTAGATAAAGCTGCTATGATtgctttaaatatatatgatgatatacATATGGATAATagaagtaataaaaatatatcaaaaacaAATTCTTCATCAGGTAACACATTAACACTTTATAAATTCCTAAACAAatgtaaaacaaaaattgGACAACgcaaattattaaattggATAATACATCCGATAAGAgatgaacaaaaaataaatgagaGATTAGATATGGTTCAAATATTTAAAGAAGATAATGTTACTAGATCTATAATTCAATCGGATTATTTAAGAAAGGTATGTGAtttacaaataattataaaaaaatttaaaactACTAGTGGTTAtcttaatgataataatataaataataatgataataatataaataataatgataataatatgtgtgattataataataatagcatgataatgaaaaaaaaaaataacaatataatattcaaaGGCAAACATTCATGTACTCTGGAAGatcttattaaattatatgacACTATTGTTGtttctaaaaaaatatactatctattaaatgattataaaggaacaaatgaaaataccctaaataaaaaaatactaaAACCTTTATGTGATTGTCTTATTAAGTTAGAACCTTATTTAAAGCTTATCGAATTAACGATAGATTTTgaagaaatagaaaaacaaaataattatttaatatcaaGGACATTTGATGAAAATCTTGATTTATTGGCAACACAAaaggataatatatataatttaataaaagaacaTAAATTCGAAGTAGAAGAGGATATACAATATTTAAAAggaaaacaaataaaaaagaaaccaACATCGACGAGTAAATTAATAGGAGGACAAATAAATaacacaaataatataaataatacaaataatacaaattataataatattaaggaAGATATAAAATTAGTCGAGTGTAATGCAAATATATTCCTATTTAGAGCTgtgaaaaaagatataaactATATacaagaaagaaaaaatgtatatatacaagtaagaatgaataaaaatgaaatattatttcatacaaataaattgaaaaatttatgtagacaatatgaacatatattgaatcaatataatataatacaagaAAGTTTAGCTCATAAAGCAATTCAAGTAGCATGTTCCTATTGGGAGCCAATAATAACattatcaaaaatattatctgAGATTgatattttttgttcatttggATTTATAAGTTCTTCAAGTATATCAACATATGTAAGACCAGAAATTCAAGAGAAtggaaatatattacatatgaaAAATTCTCGTCATCCATTAGTTGAatcaaatttattattaataaataattttataccTAATGATGTATATATGGATAAAGAACTTACAcgattaaatataattacagGTCCAAATATGGGTGGTAAAAGTACATACATTAGACAAATAGCTCTTATATGTGTTATGGCACATATAGGATGTTTCGTACCTTGTACTTTTGCAAAAATACCTATACTTACACAAATAATGTGTAGAGTTGGATCTTCAGATATACAATTAAAAGGTATTTCTACTTTTTTTTCAGAAATGATTGAAATTTCTGCTATTATAAAAAACGCTGATCAAAATACTTTAATCATAATAGATGAATTAGGAAGAGGCACATCAACATATGAAGGATTTGGTATCAGCTGGTCTGTtgcttattatattttaaatacaaTTAAATGCTTTTGTTTATTTGCAACACATTTTCATGAAATGTCAAATTTAGAAGATGAATATAAAGGAGTAACTAATAATCATGTTGGAGCCAAAATTGAtacacacacaaaaaaaatctCTTTCttatatgaaattaaaaaaggataTGCTGATAAAAGTTATGGGGTATATGTTGCTCAAATAGCACAATTGCCAAAAACAGTTATTGATAAAGCCTTCCAAAAATCAAAAGAATTAGAATCCGTTGAAAACAgacattattttaaaaaaaaattattaaatcatactaatcaacataataatacaaaccATATATCtaatcataataaatatatatcttatttaaaagatattttCAGCGTCACAAACGAACAAGAATTTTTAACCTCATTCAAAACATATAAAGAACAAATCAAAAATATACTAAACGATatataa